The proteins below are encoded in one region of Nakamurella flava:
- a CDS encoding LLM class flavin-dependent oxidoreductase: MSAAPSFAPPHPAPSTASNGTTSGVGPLTLTRPTDGGRVRLSVLDLAGVGDGVTVSEALAATTELAVTTERLGYHRFWVAEHHGMPAVASAAPPVLLAHLAAHTTSIRLGSGGVMLPNHAPLAVAEQFGTLAALHPGRIDLGLGRAPGSDQLTAHALRRRMAGTDGDDFAAQVAELRHFLQDSFPPSHPYARILTTPRADVPLYILGSSDYGARLAAKLGLPYAFAYHFAGANGGAELALELYRSQFRPSATLAEPYSMIGVTALAAETDEQAQYEARAGALSMLLLRSGRLQAIPTPEQAAEYPYRPEELQLLAAMSGTEIVGTADTVADELADVAGRLGADELLITSRVHGAATRRRSFELLAAQVRAGS, encoded by the coding sequence GTGTCAGCCGCCCCGTCGTTCGCCCCGCCACACCCCGCCCCGTCCACCGCGTCGAACGGCACCACGTCCGGGGTCGGTCCGTTGACCCTGACCCGTCCGACGGACGGCGGCCGGGTTCGGTTGTCGGTGCTCGACCTGGCCGGCGTCGGCGACGGGGTGACCGTCAGTGAGGCGCTGGCGGCCACCACCGAGTTGGCCGTCACCACGGAACGTCTGGGCTACCACCGGTTCTGGGTCGCCGAGCACCACGGCATGCCTGCGGTGGCGTCGGCCGCCCCGCCCGTGCTGCTGGCCCACCTGGCCGCGCACACCACCTCGATCCGGCTGGGCTCGGGCGGGGTGATGCTCCCCAACCACGCACCGCTCGCGGTGGCCGAGCAGTTCGGCACCCTCGCCGCGTTGCACCCGGGCCGCATCGATCTCGGACTGGGGCGGGCCCCCGGCAGCGACCAGCTGACCGCTCATGCCTTGCGCCGCCGGATGGCCGGCACCGACGGCGACGACTTCGCCGCCCAGGTCGCCGAGCTCCGCCACTTCCTGCAGGACTCGTTCCCGCCGTCGCACCCCTACGCCCGCATCCTGACCACCCCACGGGCCGACGTGCCGCTGTACATCCTGGGCTCGTCGGATTACGGGGCACGGCTCGCGGCCAAGCTCGGCCTGCCCTATGCCTTCGCCTACCACTTCGCGGGGGCGAACGGCGGCGCCGAACTCGCGCTCGAGCTCTACCGTTCGCAGTTCCGTCCGTCGGCGACCCTGGCCGAGCCGTACTCGATGATCGGCGTCACCGCTCTGGCGGCCGAGACCGACGAGCAGGCCCAGTACGAGGCACGGGCCGGGGCGCTGTCGATGCTCCTGCTGCGCTCCGGTCGCCTGCAGGCCATCCCCACCCCCGAGCAGGCCGCCGAGTACCCCTACCGCCCCGAGGAGCTGCAGCTGCTGGCGGCGATGAGCGGTACCGAGATCGTCGGCACGGCCGACACGGTCGCCGACGAGCTGGCCGACGTCGCCGGCCGGCTCGGAGCCGACGAACTGCTGATCACCAGCCGGGTACACGGAGCGGCGACCCGGCGGCGCTCGTTCGAGCTGTTGGCCGCGCAGGTCCGCGCCGGGAGCTGA
- a CDS encoding MFS transporter, translated as MSTPPGPDPSPTPALPVVPRRSRAAVSLLFALMGVTMGSWAARIPGVRAQVGVDDVQWGLIILAAPAGSLITLLIVTRLIGTVGARRLVLPGAVAVLVVVPVTAASGRIDVLLVAVFLQGAATGLLATPMNALAVLVERDYRRPIMSGFHAVFSLGQLTGGLAGAVAADLGISPARQLSGSGVLLGAALLAVARWVPRDHPALTGPSSPAAKGETRRGRRVITPQLLLLAAIALLSSINEGAAVQWSAQYGAVAGAAGASVGALVFSTFSVAMTAARLRGDRLAGRWGRVRFVRLSALLAGVGMAAGLVWGGTAGAFLAFALLGVGSGCIIPTVMALAGNQPGIAAGQGVAVASLGQWPAFLLGPPVIGALAGVVGLRWGLGLVVVSALLISALAGRLRDPGQPERQVLRTP; from the coding sequence ATGAGTACGCCGCCTGGTCCCGACCCTTCCCCGACCCCCGCGCTCCCGGTCGTGCCCCGCCGGTCCCGGGCGGCGGTCAGCCTGCTCTTCGCCCTGATGGGCGTGACCATGGGCAGCTGGGCGGCGCGCATCCCCGGCGTCCGCGCCCAGGTCGGGGTGGACGACGTCCAATGGGGCCTCATCATCCTGGCCGCGCCGGCCGGGAGCCTGATCACCCTGCTGATCGTGACCCGGTTGATCGGGACCGTCGGGGCCCGCCGCCTCGTGCTCCCGGGAGCGGTGGCGGTGCTGGTGGTGGTTCCGGTGACCGCGGCATCGGGTCGGATCGACGTTCTGCTGGTCGCGGTGTTCCTCCAGGGGGCGGCCACCGGGTTGCTGGCCACCCCGATGAACGCGCTGGCCGTGCTCGTGGAACGGGACTACCGGCGACCGATCATGTCCGGTTTCCACGCCGTGTTCAGCCTGGGCCAGCTCACCGGTGGTCTGGCCGGTGCGGTGGCGGCCGACCTGGGGATCTCGCCGGCCCGCCAGTTGTCCGGTTCCGGGGTGCTGCTCGGTGCTGCGCTGCTGGCCGTGGCGCGCTGGGTGCCGAGGGACCATCCGGCCCTGACGGGGCCGTCCTCGCCGGCGGCGAAGGGGGAGACCCGTCGGGGACGCCGGGTCATCACCCCGCAACTGTTGCTGCTGGCCGCCATCGCCCTGCTGTCGTCGATCAACGAGGGCGCGGCCGTGCAGTGGAGCGCGCAGTACGGCGCGGTCGCCGGCGCGGCCGGGGCCAGTGTCGGCGCCCTGGTGTTCTCCACGTTCTCGGTGGCGATGACGGCGGCCCGGTTGCGGGGTGACCGGCTGGCCGGACGCTGGGGGCGGGTGCGGTTCGTCCGACTGTCGGCGCTGCTGGCCGGGGTGGGGATGGCGGCGGGCCTGGTCTGGGGTGGCACCGCGGGCGCGTTCCTGGCCTTCGCCCTGCTCGGGGTGGGAAGCGGTTGCATCATCCCGACGGTGATGGCACTGGCCGGCAACCAGCCGGGGATCGCCGCGGGCCAGGGCGTCGCGGTGGCCTCGCTGGGGCAGTGGCCTGCCTTCCTGCTCGGCCCGCCAGTCATCGGGGCGCTGGCCGGGGTCGTCGGTCTGCGGTGGGGCCTGGGCCTGGTGGTGGTCAGCGCCCTGCTCATCTCCGCCCTGGCCGGTCGCCTGCGGGACCCGGGGCAACCGGAACGCCAGGTGCTCCGCACCCCCTGA
- a CDS encoding ATP-binding protein, whose translation MSESAVPVVPEQPAGLPTTVGELRASGAVARSVKTELRDNLLDALRSGRDPWPGIVGFDATVLPQLERAIIAGHDLVLLGERGQGKTRLLRTLVGLLDEWSPVIVGSEIGEHPLDPVTVGSRRAAAEQGDALPVGWRHRSERYTEKLATPDTAVADLIGDIDPVKVAEGRSLGDPETIHFGLVPRAHRGIMAINELPDLAERIQVSLLNVMEERDIQVRGYSVRLPLDVLLVASANPEDYTNRGRIITPLKDRFGAEIRTHYPLELADEVAVIEQEAQLPAAVPAHLLEIIARFVRHLRESSAIDQGSGVSARFAVAAAETVAAAALRRAALTGEEGATARPVDLESVLPVLRGKLEFATGQEGRESELLEHLLRRATAETARHRLRGLDLSPLVDAVTSHPLRTGDRVPAAAVVDAAPNLEVVGQLAERLGAAGTEDPGPFAAAVELALELLFLTRKITKEPDADDATGTAVSYG comes from the coding sequence ATGAGCGAGAGTGCCGTCCCCGTCGTCCCCGAACAGCCGGCCGGTCTGCCGACCACGGTCGGTGAGCTGCGCGCCTCGGGGGCCGTCGCCCGGAGCGTGAAGACCGAGCTGCGGGACAACCTGCTGGACGCCCTGCGGTCGGGGCGCGACCCGTGGCCCGGCATCGTCGGTTTCGACGCGACCGTGCTGCCCCAACTGGAACGCGCGATCATCGCCGGCCATGACCTGGTGCTGTTGGGGGAACGCGGCCAGGGCAAGACCAGACTGTTGCGCACCCTGGTTGGACTGCTCGACGAATGGTCGCCGGTGATCGTCGGGTCCGAGATCGGCGAGCATCCGCTCGACCCCGTGACCGTCGGGTCCCGCCGGGCGGCGGCCGAGCAGGGTGACGCGTTGCCCGTCGGGTGGCGGCACCGCAGCGAGCGGTACACCGAGAAGCTCGCCACCCCGGACACCGCGGTCGCCGACCTGATCGGCGACATCGACCCGGTCAAGGTGGCCGAGGGCCGGTCGCTGGGCGATCCGGAGACCATCCACTTCGGTCTGGTGCCGCGGGCCCACCGCGGCATCATGGCCATCAACGAGCTCCCCGATCTGGCCGAGCGGATCCAGGTCTCGTTGCTGAACGTCATGGAGGAACGGGACATCCAGGTCCGCGGCTACAGCGTGCGGCTCCCGCTGGACGTGCTGCTGGTCGCCTCGGCCAACCCGGAGGACTACACCAACCGCGGCCGCATCATCACCCCGCTCAAGGACCGCTTCGGGGCCGAGATCCGCACCCACTACCCGCTGGAGCTGGCCGACGAGGTGGCGGTCATCGAGCAGGAGGCGCAGCTGCCGGCCGCGGTACCGGCCCACCTGCTGGAGATCATCGCGCGGTTCGTGCGTCATCTGCGGGAGTCCTCGGCCATCGACCAGGGTTCCGGGGTGTCGGCGCGGTTCGCGGTGGCCGCCGCCGAGACGGTCGCCGCCGCTGCCCTCCGCCGGGCCGCCCTGACCGGCGAGGAGGGCGCCACCGCCCGCCCGGTCGATCTGGAGTCGGTGTTGCCCGTGCTCCGGGGGAAGCTGGAGTTCGCCACCGGCCAGGAGGGTCGCGAGAGCGAACTGCTCGAGCATCTGCTGCGCCGGGCGACCGCCGAGACCGCCCGGCACCGGCTGCGCGGACTCGACCTGTCGCCGCTGGTCGACGCCGTGACCTCGCATCCGCTGCGGACCGGCGACCGGGTCCCGGCGGCCGCGGTGGTCGACGCTGCCCCGAACCTGGAGGTCGTCGGGCAGCTCGCCGAACGGCTCGGGGCGGCGGGGACCGAGGACCCGGGGCCGTTCGCCGCGGCGGTCGAGCTGGCGCTGGAGCTCCTGTTCCTGACGCGCAAGATCACCAAGGAACCCGACGCGGACGACGCCACCGGCACGGCGGTCAGCTATGGCTAG
- a CDS encoding vWA domain-containing protein: protein MSSADDTANEAGRRARAARRRQWSYGAYREGPDPLAPPFDIDAAIDRIGRDVMEGSSPRQAMRELLRQGMSGRSGLDELTRRLRERRRELQRDNRIDGTLQEVRELLDKALTAERQTLARQDSEDARFREMDLDTLPDNTGRAVRALQPYQWQSPEARAAYEEIQNLLGREMLDQRFAGMKEALQQATPQDAEDVRRMLDDLNKLLDAHAAAPDSPSVQAQFDQFMAEHGRFFPEQPESVDELVDLLAARSAAAQRMMQSLSPQQRAELAELSQQAFGDPRLAQSLAELDGRLQGLRPGEDWSGPGQGRQPRFRGDNPMGLGEATRAMEELGRIDELTDRLGQSYPGAELADIDPDELAAALGEDARVDLQALRDLERELQEQGVFERAPDGSLQLSPRALRRLGESALREVVDRIAGRRGERATRRSGAAGEPTGASRPWAFGDTEAWNVPRTLLNAQLRRAAGDDRPLDVADVEVVDTERRRQAAVALCVDTSWSMVQDGRWVPMKRTALALHHLISTRFRTDALQLVTFGRAASKVGLGELVELEGAWVQGTNLHHALLLAGEHLRRHPDAIPVVLVVTDGEPTAHLEPDGHPVFSYPPTELTLGLTIAELDRLTVRRAAVTFFVLGDDPGLAHLVDSLARRCGGRVVAPDLDGLGAEVVADYLRTRR, encoded by the coding sequence ATGAGTTCCGCTGACGACACGGCCAACGAGGCCGGACGCCGCGCCCGGGCCGCCCGCCGCCGCCAGTGGTCGTACGGCGCCTACCGGGAAGGGCCGGACCCGTTGGCGCCGCCGTTCGACATCGACGCAGCGATCGACCGGATCGGCCGGGACGTCATGGAGGGGAGTTCGCCCCGCCAGGCGATGCGAGAGCTGTTGCGGCAGGGCATGTCCGGCCGCAGTGGTCTGGACGAGCTGACCCGTCGGCTGCGGGAGCGGCGGCGGGAGCTGCAACGGGACAACCGCATCGACGGCACCCTGCAGGAGGTGCGGGAGCTGCTCGACAAGGCCCTGACCGCCGAACGGCAGACATTGGCCCGGCAGGACTCCGAGGACGCCCGGTTCCGTGAGATGGACCTGGACACGTTGCCGGACAACACCGGTCGCGCGGTGCGGGCGTTGCAGCCGTACCAGTGGCAGTCGCCGGAGGCGCGTGCTGCGTACGAGGAGATCCAGAACCTGCTCGGCCGGGAGATGCTCGACCAGCGCTTCGCCGGCATGAAGGAGGCGCTGCAGCAGGCGACTCCGCAGGACGCCGAGGACGTCCGACGGATGCTCGACGATCTGAACAAGCTGCTGGACGCGCACGCCGCCGCGCCGGACAGCCCGTCGGTGCAGGCCCAGTTCGATCAGTTCATGGCCGAGCACGGGCGCTTCTTCCCGGAGCAGCCCGAGTCGGTCGACGAGCTGGTCGACCTGCTGGCCGCGCGGTCGGCCGCGGCGCAGCGGATGATGCAGTCGCTCTCGCCCCAGCAGCGTGCCGAATTGGCCGAGCTGAGTCAGCAGGCGTTCGGCGATCCGCGGCTGGCCCAGTCGCTGGCCGAACTGGACGGCCGGTTGCAGGGCCTGCGACCGGGGGAGGACTGGTCCGGGCCGGGCCAGGGCCGGCAACCCCGGTTCCGGGGCGACAACCCCATGGGCCTGGGGGAGGCGACCCGGGCCATGGAGGAACTGGGTCGCATCGACGAGCTCACCGACCGCCTCGGCCAGAGTTACCCGGGGGCCGAGCTGGCGGATATCGATCCCGACGAGCTGGCCGCCGCACTGGGCGAGGATGCCCGCGTCGATCTGCAGGCGCTGCGCGACCTGGAACGCGAACTACAGGAGCAGGGTGTCTTCGAGCGAGCCCCGGACGGGTCGCTGCAGCTGTCGCCGCGAGCGTTGCGCCGGCTGGGGGAGTCGGCCCTTCGAGAAGTGGTCGACCGGATCGCCGGGCGCCGGGGCGAGCGGGCGACCCGCCGTTCCGGGGCGGCCGGTGAGCCGACCGGGGCCAGTCGGCCGTGGGCGTTCGGCGACACCGAGGCCTGGAACGTGCCCCGGACGCTGCTGAACGCCCAGCTCCGCCGGGCCGCCGGGGACGATCGCCCGCTCGACGTGGCCGACGTCGAGGTGGTCGACACCGAACGGCGCCGGCAGGCCGCGGTCGCGTTGTGCGTCGACACGTCGTGGTCGATGGTGCAGGACGGCCGGTGGGTGCCGATGAAACGCACCGCACTGGCCCTGCACCACCTCATCTCGACCCGCTTCCGGACGGACGCACTGCAGCTGGTGACGTTCGGCCGGGCGGCGTCGAAGGTCGGGCTGGGCGAGCTGGTCGAGTTGGAGGGCGCCTGGGTGCAGGGCACCAACCTGCACCACGCCCTGCTGCTGGCCGGCGAACATCTGCGCCGCCACCCGGACGCCATCCCGGTGGTGCTGGTGGTCACCGACGGCGAACCGACCGCCCACCTGGAACCCGATGGGCATCCGGTGTTCTCGTACCCGCCCACCGAGCTGACCCTGGGATTGACGATCGCCGAGCTGGACCGGTTGACCGTCCGGCGCGCGGCGGTCACCTTCTTCGTCCTGGGTGACGACCCGGGGCTGGCCCACCTGGTCGACTCGCTGGCCCGCCGGTGCGGTGGACGGGTGGTGGCCCCGGACCTGGACGGGTTGGGGGCCGAGGTGGTGGCCGACTACCTGCGGACGCGTCGTTGA
- a CDS encoding amino acid permease, which translates to MISIAGVIGAGLFVGSATAINLAGPAVLLSYLFAGTLVVLVMRMLGEMATAHPDTGSFSTYADRSLGRWAGFSVGWLYWWFWVLVIPVEATAGALILHNWLGGEQWIWAAVITLLLTATNLISVGNYGEFEFWFALIKVVAIVAFIALGLAAILGWLPSSEQSGISLLTAEGGFMPLGFGAVIAAMLTTMFSFMGTEIVTIAAAESANPEKGITRATNSVIWRIGLFYLGSIFIVVCLVPWNTLDPAVGSYQSALQVMGIPHADQIMNVVVLTAVASCLNSGLYTASRMIFSLSVRGDAPRALRRITPSGVPRNAVLASMVLGFAGIVGNYVLPEDLFGYLLATTGAVALFVYLVIALSQLVSRRKLDAEGARPAVRMWLYPWLTYLAIAFIVFVMIVMITLPDQRVQLLLSVALAVVVLIAGIIVDRRHGGASGRSDAESEQNARRGH; encoded by the coding sequence ATGATCTCGATCGCCGGGGTCATCGGCGCCGGGCTGTTCGTCGGGTCCGCCACGGCGATCAACCTGGCCGGACCGGCGGTGCTGCTGTCCTACCTGTTCGCCGGGACACTCGTCGTCCTGGTGATGCGCATGCTCGGCGAGATGGCCACCGCCCATCCGGACACCGGCTCGTTCTCCACCTACGCCGACCGGTCCCTCGGACGCTGGGCCGGATTCTCCGTCGGCTGGCTCTACTGGTGGTTCTGGGTGCTCGTCATCCCGGTCGAGGCCACCGCCGGCGCGCTCATCCTGCACAACTGGCTCGGCGGCGAGCAGTGGATCTGGGCCGCCGTGATCACGTTGTTGCTGACGGCGACCAACCTCATCAGCGTCGGCAACTACGGCGAGTTCGAGTTCTGGTTCGCGCTCATCAAGGTCGTCGCCATCGTCGCGTTCATCGCCCTGGGTCTGGCCGCCATCCTGGGCTGGCTGCCCAGTTCGGAGCAGTCCGGCATCTCCCTGCTGACCGCCGAGGGTGGCTTCATGCCACTGGGTTTCGGGGCCGTCATCGCCGCCATGCTGACCACGATGTTCTCGTTCATGGGGACCGAGATCGTGACCATCGCGGCGGCCGAGTCGGCCAACCCGGAGAAGGGCATCACCCGCGCCACCAACTCGGTGATCTGGCGGATCGGCCTGTTCTACCTGGGGTCGATCTTCATCGTCGTCTGCCTGGTGCCGTGGAACACCCTGGACCCGGCGGTCGGCAGCTACCAGTCGGCCCTGCAGGTCATGGGAATCCCGCACGCGGACCAGATCATGAACGTGGTGGTGCTGACCGCGGTGGCCTCGTGCCTGAACTCCGGCCTCTACACCGCGTCGCGCATGATCTTCTCGCTGTCCGTCCGCGGTGACGCGCCCCGGGCGCTGCGTCGGATCACCCCGAGCGGTGTCCCCCGCAACGCCGTCCTGGCGTCGATGGTGCTGGGCTTCGCGGGCATCGTCGGCAACTACGTGCTGCCCGAGGACCTCTTCGGCTACCTGCTGGCGACCACCGGCGCCGTCGCGCTGTTCGTCTACCTGGTCATCGCCCTGAGCCAGCTGGTGTCCCGCCGCAAACTCGACGCCGAGGGCGCCCGCCCCGCGGTCCGCATGTGGCTCTACCCGTGGCTGACCTACCTGGCCATCGCCTTCATCGTGTTCGTCATGATCGTCATGATCACGCTGCCCGATCAGCGGGTGCAGCTGCTGCTGTCGGTCGCGCTGGCGGTCGTCGTGCTCATCGCCGGGATCATCGTGGACCGCCGCCACGGCGGCGCCAGTGGGCGCAGCGACGCCGAGAGCGAGCAGAACGCGCGCCGCGGCCACTGA
- a CDS encoding DUF1707 SHOCT-like domain-containing protein — MVEPSDGRRRVRAGHGDRERAVRLLADHFTEGRLDPEEFDRRATDAYAAVYVDQLRVLFDDLPGFGAVFGPDVVDGTPATGGGDARRPGPVPAYRADTRWAPPPTSHSRYRAPATGPTPTPAVAGVVLTVAIVILVAVLVVVTRGIAVLPLIFIALPFFVGGARRRRPPG, encoded by the coding sequence ATGGTGGAACCCAGCGATGGCCGCCGCCGCGTCCGGGCCGGGCACGGGGACCGGGAACGGGCCGTTCGCCTGCTGGCCGACCATTTCACCGAGGGGCGGCTCGATCCCGAGGAATTCGACCGCCGCGCCACCGACGCGTACGCGGCGGTCTACGTCGATCAATTGCGGGTCCTGTTCGACGACCTACCAGGCTTCGGTGCCGTGTTCGGGCCGGACGTCGTCGACGGGACACCGGCCACGGGTGGCGGCGACGCCCGTCGCCCGGGACCGGTGCCGGCCTACCGCGCCGACACCCGGTGGGCGCCGCCCCCGACCTCGCACAGCCGGTACCGGGCGCCCGCGACCGGGCCGACGCCCACCCCGGCGGTCGCGGGCGTCGTCCTCACCGTGGCGATCGTGATCCTCGTGGCCGTCCTGGTCGTCGTCACCAGGGGGATCGCGGTCCTGCCGCTGATCTTCATCGCCCTGCCGTTCTTCGTCGGCGGAGCCCGCCGCCGCCGTCCGCCCGGCTGA
- a CDS encoding DUF2252 domain-containing protein, translating into MTQAAPHDHLGVAFAPEHVGPGRADRRLVGRKALGHWDPATRGHDPLQTILGQENVRLPGLLPLRHGRMASSPWAYYRGAAAVMAADLASTPHTEIMVQLCGDAHVLNFGLWNTPERTLAFDLRDFDETLPGPFEWDLKRFLASVPVLARENGVSQELAVQAVRSGYREYRGWMRRYATSTILQVWSDTVDAASLVHFLSGAEDSGLDQLIEKQARKRTSRGAARKLVMVSDGRRRISEDPPYRSHDLRQFAGTLQEAIDNYLHSVPAQLSSLLSRFDIVDVVQQVVGVGSVGMRIGLMLAEERASGDPLFFQIKEATASVYEPFLAPARQDNHGARVVQGQRLIQSAGDMFLGWTSVGVGDDRTDFYVRQFRDGKVIPRGDVIAPYLGQFAGACGRVLARAHARSGDAAAIADYLGTNDKAEEALVRFALAYADQTERDHAQLAAAAADGTISSTEGWPGKS; encoded by the coding sequence ATGACACAGGCGGCGCCGCACGATCATCTGGGGGTGGCGTTCGCGCCCGAGCACGTCGGTCCCGGCCGCGCCGACCGCCGCCTGGTCGGACGCAAGGCCCTCGGGCACTGGGATCCGGCCACCCGCGGTCACGATCCGCTGCAGACCATCCTCGGTCAGGAGAACGTCCGGCTGCCCGGCCTGCTGCCCCTGCGCCACGGCCGCATGGCGTCCTCGCCGTGGGCCTACTACCGGGGCGCGGCGGCGGTGATGGCGGCCGACCTGGCCTCGACCCCGCACACCGAGATCATGGTCCAGCTCTGCGGTGACGCCCATGTCCTGAACTTCGGTCTCTGGAACACCCCGGAGCGCACCCTGGCGTTCGACCTCCGCGACTTCGACGAGACCCTGCCCGGGCCGTTCGAATGGGATCTGAAGCGTTTCCTGGCCAGCGTGCCCGTGCTCGCCCGGGAGAACGGGGTGAGCCAGGAGCTGGCCGTGCAGGCCGTCCGATCGGGATACCGGGAGTACCGGGGATGGATGCGCCGGTACGCGACCTCGACGATCCTGCAGGTCTGGTCGGACACCGTCGACGCCGCATCCCTGGTGCACTTCCTCTCCGGCGCGGAGGACAGCGGCCTGGACCAGCTCATCGAGAAGCAGGCCCGCAAGCGGACCAGCCGGGGGGCGGCCAGGAAGTTGGTGATGGTCTCCGACGGCCGGCGACGCATCTCCGAGGATCCGCCCTACCGCTCGCACGACCTGCGCCAGTTCGCCGGGACCCTGCAGGAGGCCATCGACAACTACCTGCACTCGGTGCCGGCCCAATTGTCCAGCCTGCTGTCCCGGTTCGACATCGTCGACGTCGTCCAGCAGGTCGTCGGGGTGGGCAGTGTCGGCATGCGGATCGGTCTGATGCTGGCCGAGGAGCGCGCGTCGGGCGACCCGCTCTTCTTCCAGATCAAGGAAGCGACGGCGTCGGTGTACGAGCCGTTCCTGGCGCCGGCCAGGCAGGACAACCACGGCGCCCGGGTGGTCCAGGGCCAGCGACTCATCCAGTCGGCCGGTGACATGTTCCTGGGGTGGACGTCAGTGGGGGTCGGCGACGACCGGACGGATTTTTACGTGCGCCAGTTCCGCGACGGCAAGGTGATCCCGCGGGGCGACGTCATCGCTCCGTACCTCGGCCAGTTCGCCGGCGCGTGTGGCCGCGTCCTGGCCCGGGCCCACGCCCGCAGTGGCGACGCCGCCGCGATCGCCGACTACCTCGGCACGAACGACAAGGCCGAGGAGGCGCTGGTGCGTTTCGCACTGGCCTACGCCGATCAGACCGAACGGGACCACGCCCAGCTCGCCGCCGCGGCGGCGGACGGCACCATCTCCTCGACCGAGGGGTGGCCGGGCAAGTCCTGA
- a CDS encoding 8-oxoguanine deaminase, with product MSTLLARHATVLVTMDEQRREIPDGGLFVRDGVIEQVGPTTELPETADQVIDLTDQLLLPGLVNGHHHLDQVLTRNLPAGQNTNLFPWLRAHYEIWGSRTPEAARTATLVGGAELALSGCTTLFDHAYVFQNGCRVDDQIGAAAELGIRFAVSRGSMSLGESQGGLPPDSCVEDEDAILADCERVIAAHHDPRPGSMTQIVLAPCSPFSVTSQLMRDSAELARRHGVRLHTHLAETLDEELFTLQHHGLRPVAYMQELDWVGDDVWYAHAIHVDDTEIALFAATGTGACHCPSSNMRLASGIAPVKKYLDAGVPVGLGVDGSASNDSSNMLAEVRQAMLLARLRMGLRPPEGPASLLPTSHPLRAHEWVTARQVLELGTLGGARLLGRTDIGALTVGKRADFFTLDLNTIDFAGGLADPVAAAVFCAPQRANWTVVDGRVLVQEGRVVTVDMEPVVAEHNRHAARMAGIG from the coding sequence GTGTCCACCCTGCTCGCCCGTCACGCCACCGTCCTGGTCACCATGGACGAACAGCGCCGGGAGATCCCCGACGGCGGTCTCTTCGTCCGCGACGGCGTCATCGAGCAGGTCGGGCCCACTACGGAGCTTCCCGAGACCGCCGACCAGGTCATCGATCTCACCGATCAGCTGCTGCTGCCCGGGCTGGTCAACGGGCATCACCACCTCGACCAGGTGCTGACCCGCAACCTGCCCGCCGGGCAGAACACCAATCTCTTCCCGTGGTTGCGGGCCCACTACGAGATCTGGGGTTCCCGCACCCCGGAGGCTGCCCGGACCGCCACCCTCGTCGGCGGTGCGGAGCTCGCCCTGTCCGGGTGCACCACGCTGTTCGACCACGCCTACGTCTTCCAGAACGGCTGCCGGGTCGACGACCAGATCGGCGCGGCCGCCGAGCTGGGTATCCGGTTCGCGGTGTCCCGCGGGAGCATGTCGCTGGGGGAGTCGCAGGGCGGCCTGCCGCCGGACTCCTGCGTGGAGGACGAGGACGCGATCCTGGCCGACTGCGAACGGGTCATCGCCGCGCACCACGACCCGCGGCCGGGGTCGATGACGCAGATCGTGCTGGCCCCGTGCTCGCCGTTCTCGGTGACCTCGCAGCTGATGCGGGACTCGGCCGAGCTCGCCCGCCGGCACGGGGTGCGGCTGCACACCCACCTGGCCGAGACCCTCGACGAGGAACTGTTCACCCTGCAGCACCACGGCCTGCGGCCGGTGGCCTACATGCAGGAGCTCGACTGGGTGGGCGACGACGTCTGGTACGCGCATGCCATCCACGTCGACGACACCGAGATCGCCCTGTTCGCGGCGACCGGGACGGGCGCCTGCCACTGCCCGTCGTCCAACATGCGGCTCGCGTCGGGCATCGCGCCGGTGAAGAAGTACCTGGACGCCGGAGTGCCGGTCGGCCTGGGCGTCGACGGTTCGGCCAGCAACGACAGTTCCAACATGCTGGCCGAAGTGCGGCAGGCCATGTTGCTGGCGCGGCTGCGGATGGGTCTGCGCCCACCGGAGGGCCCGGCGAGTCTGCTGCCCACCTCGCACCCGCTGCGGGCGCACGAATGGGTCACCGCCCGGCAGGTGCTCGAACTGGGGACGCTGGGCGGTGCGCGACTGCTGGGACGCACCGACATCGGCGCCCTGACGGTCGGCAAGCGGGCCGACTTCTTCACGCTCGACCTGAACACCATCGACTTCGCCGGTGGCCTGGCCGACCCGGTGGCCGCCGCGGTGTTCTGCGCGCCCCAGCGGGCGAACTGGACGGTGGTCGACGGCCGGGTGCTGGTGCAGGAGGGCCGGGTGGTCACCGTCGACATGGAGCCGGTCGTGGCCGAGCACAACCGGCACGCCGCGCGCATGGCCGGGATCGGCTGA
- a CDS encoding putative leader peptide, with product MTTTNDQPAQRRVVSVLSVQRRHVDLQRVSSALCCR from the coding sequence ATGACGACCACGAACGACCAGCCGGCGCAGCGCCGGGTCGTGTCCGTGCTGTCCGTGCAGCGACGTCACGTCGATCTGCAGCGCGTCTCCAGCGCGCTCTGTTGTCGCTGA